A genomic stretch from Strongyloides ratti genome assembly S_ratti_ED321, chromosome : 1 includes:
- a CDS encoding Calpain-15: MYPIHNNFEQIHETGEWSCPCCTLLNPKNVFICGACGSNTPNLGMRIININNNQNNLSLSTFTTMLKNISKTTSSMLSHNINKLHRDIFSSHGNKEFFENKWKCIKCAFINMGSRIYCEICNYDRGVFNFASGEYNICLNCNYHEIYNFGKKNCSFCFSKLSNVNETNNYDFNMETSTLLEYESITLEQSRQFNDIYKNIYEDCVKNNVSFIDDSFPHSKKSIGEHITSDRGRRQIPNEILWLRPAQIFTKDGCRYRWAVFRDNNLLTTDIEQGLLGNCWFLSSLAVCTEKFEILKKIFITSNYQHNGIYCLSLCIDGMWKSIIVDDFFPCFPDTKYQIFAVGRRNQLWVPLIEKAFAKAYGNYANLSAGTSAEGFSALTGCPTQQIDLRNEMYRECSDILWVKIISSKEAGFLMGCSAGNQFLSDKEYLKVGLQKQHGYSFLDTATLSNGTKIVKLRNPWGKFVWNKEYSNNWSGWNIDEKKRLMPNGIEAGVFWMPFDSFCKYFTMIEICKIRTNWKEIRIPLKACHDWSNLFKLKTIKIIVTEDTEATFVLHQTNSRSKNSLHDLLIVIYEENTLYGGPGNIIAYSEHSLLPFVVTEDVFLKSGIYFVNYFSFYNYGNEFEISKNDESKKCDLIVSIHSSKILHASVIPASFLFYQRSLANFIKTYGVMESPSNTNVIFYKMQKTSCGIITYVENIDKNKYAFIKCKVNKHTNLLRTRQYASTHDIIPPCSGMIIHVFTQMEPSQSYGLEYTLKCSLQYFQKGIIEKDQYSNTVNNHNNPDLNQCYLRALHSPFPIL, translated from the exons ATGTATCCCattcataataattttgagcAAATACACGAAACTGGCGAATGGTCCTGTCCTTGTTGTACTTTATTAAATcctaaaaatgtttttatttgtGGTGCTTGTGGTTCTAATACACCTAACCTTGGAATgagaattattaatataaataataatcaaaataatttatcat tgTCTACATTTACCACAATGCTTAAAAATATCAGTAAAACAACATCCTCCATGCTTTcacataatattaataaattacatagagatattttttcaagtcatggtaataaagaattttttgaaaataaatggAAGTGCATTAAATGTGCATTTATTAATATGGGATCTAGAATTTACTGTGAAATATGTAATTATGATAGAGGAGTATTTAATTTTGCAAGTGGGGAATATAACATTTGTTTAAATTGTAATTATcatgaaatatataattttggtaaaaaaaattgttcatTTTGTTTTTCGAAACTGTCAAATGTTAACgaaacaaataattatgatTTTAATATGGAAACATCCACACTCCTTGAATATGAGTCAATAACACTTGAACAAAGTAGGCAATTcaatgatatttataaaaatatctatgAAGAttgtgttaaaaataatgtttcatTTATTGATGATAGTTTTCCTCATTCAAAAAAGAGTATCGGTGAACATATAACATCAGACAGGGGTCGTCGACAAATAcctaatgaaatattatggTTAAGACCAGCACAAATATTTACTAAAGATGGTTGTCGTTATCGATGGGCAGTTTTTcgtgataataatttattaactaCAGATATAGAACAAGGGTTACTCGGAAATTGTTGGTTTTTATCTTCATTAGCTGTATGTACAGAgaaatttgaaattttaaaaaaaatttttattacatcaAATTATCAACATAATGGAATATATTGTCTTTCATTGTGTATTGATGGAATGTGGAAAAGTATAATTGTTGATGATTTTTTTCCATGTTTTCCTGATActaaatatcaaatatttgCTGTTGGTAGAAGAAATCAATTATGGGTTCCTTTGATTGAAAAAGCTTTTGCTAAAGCTTATGGAAATTATGCAAATTTATCAGCTGGAACTTCTGCAGAAGGTTTCAGTGCATTAACTGGTTGTCCTACTCAACAAATTGATCTTAGAAATGAAATGTATAGAGAATGTTCAGATATTTTGTGggttaaaataatatcatcaAAAGAAGCTGGTTTTTTGATGGGATGTAGTGCTGGAAATCAATTTCTTAGtgataaagaatatttaaaagttggCCTTCAAAAACAACACGGTTATTCATTTCTTGATACTGCAACATTAAGTAATGGGacaaaaattgtaaaattacGAAATCCATGGGGTAAATTTGTATGGAATAAAGAATATAGTAACAATTGGAGTGGATGGAATatagatgaaaaaaaaagattaatgcCAAATGGTATTGAAGCAGGTGTATTTTGGATGCCATTTGAttctttttgtaaatattttacaatgaTTGAGATATGTAAAATAAGAACTAACTGGAAAGAAATAAGAATTCCTCTTAAGGCATGTCATGATTGGAgtaatttgtttaaattaaaaactataaaaataattgtaacaGAAGATACAGAGGCAACTTTTGTATTACATCAAACTAACTCAAGATCTAAAAATAGTTTACatgatttattaattgttatttatgAAGAAAATACTTTATATGGTGGTCCTGGAAATATTATTGCTTATTCAGAACATAGTTTATTACCTTTTGTCGTAACAGAAGAtgtctttttaaaaagtggtatatattttgttaactatttttcattttataattacgGAAATGAATTTGAAATATCTAAAAACGATGAAAGCAAAAAATGTGACTTAATTGTTTCTATTCATAGCTCAAAAATACTTCATGCTTCTGTAATACCTgcatcatttttattttatcaaagaTCTTTGgcaaattttattaagacATATGGTGTTATGGAGTCTCCCTCAAATActaatgttatattttataaaatgcaAAAAACATCATGTGGAATTATTACGTATGTTGagaatattgataaaaataaatatgcatttataaaatgtaaagTTAACAAACATACAAACTTATTAAGAACTAGACAGTATGCCTCAACACACGACATAATACCACCATGTTCTGGAATGATTATTCATGTATTCACACAAATGGAACCTTCTCAAAGTTATGGTCTGGAGTATACTTTAAAGTGTTCTTTGCAATACTTTCAAAAAGGAATTATAGAAAAAGACCAGTATTCAAATACGGTAAACAATCACAATAATCCAGATTTAAACCAATGTTATTTAAGAGCACTTCATTCTCCATTTCcaatattgtaa
- a CDS encoding Guanylate cyclase — MNVGVIYDDVWKNNAKTFFSNAINNIYNENPLLLFSINPIFSDIIPKCRDAIGSGEGAYILSQIYYNNKKLNSERGSVDTFIGPTCSGDLRIASRISKQLHLLEFNIWNEYVNEAFDNEIVQMSTESGTNMAANLYTVLNTLNWKQVALLYCSECMSKFKGTSGTNEEDLTLQTLMNILQVNSIIITECIIVSQKEINDSVYMESLLQRIKLKTRIIVPIFGSSLSNYKVYMEASDLNNMKTNSYMTIIFLLFQYPKSSDPWITKNGTIDEDVLRLFDRTIILKNDYYSEEQINNLKQKYSLQVNDNSILFYLQLYETIYTYLVMITKAYAHSSNNITIFSTSQYAMYLMEYIRNNKIEGPYGPIYFDNSNQRVAPYKIDAIEYSTVVKGYNRFIEISIDETCISEEVDSSYNKNCLALKSLITNTDAHILEDLPQDMPSCGFDGELCDQTGTIIIIAAVILTVLLVTLIFIFVRRMRTGETANMPWAIEPEDLEVYEDDCHVIGSNGGIQSNISMHSVNQQFDTKVKMRELLRNCFVGNIKGTGNVFVEPYQLKEKMVYDKQDMQLLFTLRQTIHDNINPFIGICMDNKKNEFSFIWQCAMRGNLSSMLFNHQDKIIRDVDIGKDFTGAFVRDILKALDYIHSSSLQYHGGLTPSNCWIDSHWILKVGGCCTARMLFKWKSHGILAGKKDFPIILNSDLHYYAPELRKAIRNNMHTNKAEKLEFSTPDGQKQDIYSFGIILYEMLFKKRVVDIDDSYGMQRNDEDFGIFNEQAEELIPLYPTIPENHEDVHPDLISLMHKCYNGNASLRPDSNMARKITDATLKMPGSLVDQMIKNLEQYTNNLENLVEERTGELEREQQRAEQILLDLIPKSVADDIKMGRQIEAKTYKYCTIMNSDIVGFTSLCSGILPMEVVELLSGLARNFDRIITENKCFKIETIGDAYVVSCGLPEPSRYNNVKNIANMTLQMREFLLSYKVPHRPEQHLQCRFGFNSGPVFSGVIGLKAPRFCVFGQTAAIASKMEQSGVPDHIQMTIKSHQLLSEKFPEFICKQRGGVRIEGIGTLLTYFLEGKDLSKMRTDLVPVFIYNKKKDYNMSSNDYVMQGDESQDGSQIENKDDSVVPSDDEEVFGSRKTKNTKSRRGKKIIKGETVDEICEQQGLNNTEIEYSNEDFEEITSYRQYQSVFRNIFESTNQGAKPQKLTTFITAKYKEFQELQSSYMGSKGGKRDSRETNSREKSFKEGRGKSSRQNITLDNSDDEFEAYLKAHDRKLDEEEREKEERKADRLRKIAEKKAAAEAAKIKKPKLENIEHNDFCYTCKGDGEILLCDYCPRAYHLSCSDPNLEEAPEGDWMCPGCKEEIELKEKIAKHKQFCYVCKEGEYLLYCSNCPYSIHAYCINPALKELPDDDFLCPRCVVPEPPNKPEKVLSWKYEEIPYPEPWKKSQLPTGNDPESLQKIKEITYLRPAHKMEPQKEKYLFLKWKYQSHWHCEWVSDLAMEVHHVMHWRTYWRRNDPERPPYLDEDDDDDNCDGEEKVHRKNKAHDPLELYDRFYKYGIKPCWLVIQRIINHVSYGKNQYDYLVKWSEMAYDKSTWERDDFEIPGYEQAIINYWQHRHNMTGEQIPKIIRKKIEAKKSESGITEDDSKKKKVVYDIRKKHDVQPDYISESGCNLHPYQLEGINWLRHCYYQGTHAILADEMGLGKTIQAMSFLYSLYKENACQGPFLVAAPLSTLLNWEREAHTWCKDFYCVTYSGDRDARAIIREHEFSFVEGAVRGGTKASRMKNPNSIKFHVLLTSYELVNIDKAILSSIHWGAVVVDEAHRLKNNQSLFFRNLREYDIGYRLLLTGTPLQNNLEELFHLLNFLCPDSFSDLEDFTQAFSDVSKEDQIQKLHSMLGPHMLRRVKADVLTGMPSKTELIVPVDLAPMQRKYYRNILTRNFEALSIKGASSISLINILMELKKCCNHPFLFSKASLEAPKTANGMYELNSLVKACGKLVVMQKMLRKLFEQGNRVLIFSQMTRMLDILEDFCEAEGYKYERIDGSITGQIRQEAIDRFNAPGAKQFIFLLSTRAGGLGINLATADTVIIYDSDWNPHNDTQAFSRAHRLGQKNTVLVYRFVTRNSVEERVTSVAKKKMLLNHLVVRANSANKGPSLSKTELDDVLRWGTEELFKDDENNDENAEGKPGENAIVWDDEAIDKLLERKPFDPNEKVEDKKDWSDEYLSTFKVATYATKEVEEEEEDEEVEREVIKQEGREADPDYWEKLLRHHYEQDQESELQKLGKGKRIRKQVNYATNTVTQEWQNNTQDNDDDYSESFSDDTGDSDEGDSDSAANELKRRRNYVDDVLPPLVGKVNGQIEILGFNPRQRKAFYQSIMRWGMPPNDAYQSQWLVQDLKSKSERAYKVYAALFLRHLCEDASTKSEFFSDGVPREGLNKQHILSRIGMMGLIRKKINEFESLNGEWSVPEIKEAIDKATKLGMEANSQSQSRDMTPNEFVQAQKTNDTEINEKPVNESVATANTVDVTMSEEVENKECSKEKEVKEIEDCVFNINDGGFTELHTLWKKEEETASHNKKYEVWHRRHDYWLLLGICIHGYSYYKDILEDPRFAILKKPFEYFQETKNVTISLQDKIKFMQRRHKLLEQALIIEEQLRRVNSISNQIDLSIAKKAENIKKQENIDSNTSADNQQTTDFKVDKETEIKNRVLMTKVIGQLEDLVTDLKSDSSRVPTTLDHLSNVLKKINLPEKDLLRRLSVKDETAVASQTCVVPPAPFLTSELKEKITGVQPKFAIFMASDYESKENVETYETNGSDDVIMEDVSEVNKDPPVEKVTEDESLTNKSVKTNSKDETAEMEVDSAPVLTQKETTHHDDEGFE, encoded by the exons ATGAATGTCGGAGTAATTTATGATGATGTATGGAAAAATAAtgcaaaaacatttttttcaaatgcaattaataatatatataatgaaaacCCATTACTactattttcaattaatcCCATATTTTCTGATATCATACCAAAATGTAGGGATGCTATTGGAAGTGGTGAAGGtgcatatattttatcacaaatatattataataataaaaaattaaattctgAAAGAGGAAGTGTTGATACATTTATTGGTCCAACATGTAGTGGTGATCTAAGAATTGCTTCTCGTATTTCTAAACAATTACATTTACTAGAATTTAATATTTGGAATGAATATGTTAATGAAGCATTTGACAATGAGATAGTGCAAATGTCCACTGAAAGTGGAACAAATATGGCTGCAAATTTATATACAgttttaaatacattaaaCTGGAAACAAGTAGCTTTACTTTATTGTAGTGAATGTATGTCAAAATTTAAAGGAACTTCTGGAACAAATGAGGAAGATTTAACTTTACAGACGTTAATGAATATCCTTCAAGTTAACTCAATAATTATTACAGAATGTATAATTGTTAgtcaaaaagaaattaatgatTCCGTTTATATGGAAAGTTTATTACaaagaattaaattaaaaacaagaATAATTGTACCTATTTTTGGTTCATCATTAAGtaattataaagtttatatgGAAGCATctgatttaaataatatgaaaaCAAATAGTTATATGACAATTATATTTCTCCTTTTTCAATATCCAAAATCTTCTGATCCATGGATAACAAAAAATGGTACCATTGATGAGGATGTTCTTAGACTATTTGATAGAACAATTATt ttaaaaaatgattattattcagaggaacaaataaataatttaaaacaaaaatattctcTACAAGTAAATGATAatagtatattattttatttacaactttatgaaacaatatatacatatttagtTATGATTACAAAAGCATATGCTCAttcatcaaataatattactatatTTTCAACATCACAATATGCAATGTATTTAATGGaatatataagaaataataaaattgaggGACCTTATGGTcctatatattttgataattcaAATCAACGTGTTGCACCATATAAAATAGATGCCATAGAATATTCAACAGTAGTTAAAGGTTATAATAGATTTATTGAAATTAGTATTGATGAAACATGTATATCTGAAGAGGTAGATTCatcttataataaaaattgtcttgcattaaaatcattaataaCAAATACTGATGCACATATATTAGAAGATTTACCACAAGATATGCCATCATGTGGATTTGATGGTGAATTATGTGATCAAACAGGaactattataattattgcAGCAGTTATTCTTACAGTACTACTagtaacattaatatttatatttgtaagACGTATGAGAACTGGTGAAACAGCAAACATGCCATGGGCAATTGAACCAGAAGATTTAGAAGTTTATGAAGATGATTGTCATGTAATTGGAAGTAATGGAGGAATACAAAGTAATATAAGTATGCATAGTGTAAATCAACAATTTGATACAAAAGTTAAAATGAGAgaattattaagaaattGTTTTGTTGGAAATATAAAAGGTACAGGAAATGTTTTTGTAGAACCAtatcaattaaaagaaaagatgGTATATGATAAACAAGATATGCAATTACTTTTTACT ctTCGTCAAACTATTCACGATAATATAAATCCTTTTATTGGAATATGTAtggataacaaaaaaaatgaatttagtTTTATATGGCAATGTGCAATGAGAGGAAATCTTTCATCAATGCTTTTTAATCAtcaagataaaattatacgAGATGTTGATATTGGAAAAGATTTTACAGGAGCATTTGTTAGAGATATCCTTAAAGCATTAGATTATATTCATTCATCATCATTACAATATCATGGTGGTTTAACACCATCAAATTGTTGGATTGATTCTCATTGGATTTTAAAAGTTGGAGGTTGTTGTACTGCAAGAATGCTTTTTAAATGGAAATCTCATGGTATATTAGCTGGTAAAAAAGATTTTccaattatattaaatagtgATTTACATTATTATGCTCCAGAATTAAGAAAAGCAATCCGAAATAATATGCATACAAATAAAGCTGAAAAATTAGAATTTTCTACTCCTGATGGTCAAAAACaagatatatattcatttggaattatattatatgaaatgttatttaaaaaaagagttGTTGATATTGATGATTCATATGGAATGCAAAGAAATGATGAAGATTTTGGTATTTTTAATGAACAAGCTGAGGAATTGATTCCCTTATATCCAACAATTCCTGAAAATCATGAAGATGTTCATCCTGATTTAATAAGTTTAATGCATAAATGTTACAATGGAAATGCATCACTTCGCCCTGACTCAAATATGGCAAGAAAAATAACTGATGCAACTTTAAAAATGCCAGGAAGTTTGGTAGatcaaatgataaaaaatttagaacaatatacaaataatttagaaaatttagtTGAAGAAAGAACTGGTGAATTAGAGAGAGAACAACAACGTGCcgaacaaatattattagattTAATTCCAAAATCTGTGGCAGATGACATAAAAATGGGAAGGCAAATTGAGGcaaaaacatataaatattgtacTATTATGAATTCAGATATTGTTGGATTTACCTCGTTATGTAGTGGAATATTACCTATGGAAGTTGTTGAGTTACTTTCTGGATTGGCAAGAAATTTTGATAGAATTATTACGGagaataaatgttttaaaattgaaacaATTGGTGATGCTTATGTTGTAAGTTGTGGACTTCCAGAACCATCaagatataataatgttaaaaatattgctaATATGACATTACAAATGAgagaatttttattaagttaTAAAGTTCCACATCGTCCAGAACAACATTTACAGTGTAGATTTGGTTTCAATAGTGGTCCAGTTTTTTCTGGTGTAATAGGTTTGAAAGCACCACGTTTTTGTGTTTTTGGGCAGACAGCAGCGATTGCTTCTAAAATGGAACAAAGTGGTGTTCCGGATCATATTCAAATGACAATAAAAAGTCATCAATTGTTATCGGAGAAATTTCCtgaatttatttgtaaacaACGTGGTGGAGTAAGAATTGAAGGTATTGGGACacttttaacatattttttggAAGGGAaagatttatcaaaaatgagGACAGACCTTGTTCC tgtttttatatataataaaaaaaaag attaTAATATGTCTTCCAATGATTATGTGATGCAAGGAGATGAATCTCAAGATGGATCTCAAATTGAAAATAAGGATGACTCTGTTGTTCCGTCTGATGATGAAGAAGTGTTTGGTTCGagaaaaactaaaaatacaAAGTCTCGAAGAGGAAAGAAAATCATAAAAGGAGAGACTGTAGATGAGATATGTGAACAACAAGGATTAAATAACACTGAAATAGAATATTCTAATGAAGATTTTGAAGAAATTACATCCTATCGTCAATATCAATCAGTATTCCGTAATATCTTTGAATCTACTAATCAAGGTGCTAAACCACAAAAATTAACAACATTTATAACAGctaaatataaagaatttCAAGAACTTCAATCATCTTATATGGGAAGTAAAGGGGGAAAAAGAGATAGTAGAGAAACAAATAGTAGggaaaaatcttttaaagaGGGAAGAGGAAAATCTTCAAGACAAAATATAACTCTTGATAATTCTGACGATGAGTTTGAAGCATATCTTAAGGCTCATGATCGTAAACTTGATGAAGAAGAACGGGAAAAAGAGGAACGAAAAGCAGATCGTCTTCGTAAGATTGCTGAAAAAAAAGCTGCTGCTGAAGcagcaaaaataaaaaaacctAAACTAGAAAATATTGAGCATAACGATTTTTGTTACACATGCAAAGGTGATGGTGAAATTTTATTGTGTGATTATTGTCCTAGAGCTTATCATTTATCTTGTTCTGATCCAAATTTAGAAGAAGCACCAGAAGGAGATTGGATGTGTCCGGGTTGTAAAGAAGAAAttgaattaaaagaaaaaatagcAAAACATAAACAATTTTGTTATGTTTGTAag gaaggagaatatcttttatattgttCAAATTGTCCATATAGTATTCATGCGTATTGTATAAATCCAGCTTTAAAAGAACTTCCAGATGATGACTTTCTTTGTCCTCGTTGTGTTGTACCTGAACCTCCTAATAAACCAGAAAAAGTGTTGTCATGGAAATATGAAGAAATTCCATATCCAGAACCATGGAAAAAAAGTCAATTACCAACTGGTAACGACCCAGAAAGTTTGCAAAAAATCAAAGAAATAACTTATTTGAGACCGGCACATAAAATGGAGCctcaaaaagaaaaatatttatttttaaagtggAAATATCAATCACATTGGCATTGTGAATGGGTATCAGATTTAGCAATGGAAGTTCATCATGTAATGCATTGGAGAACATATTGGAGAAGAAATGATCCAGAACGACCACCTTACCTAGATGAGGATGATGATGACGACAATTGTGATGGAGAGGAAAAAGTTCATCGAAAAAATAAAGCTCATGACCCATTGGAGTTGTATGATCGATTTTACAAATATGGAATTAAGCCATGTTGGTTGGTTATTCAAAGAATCATAAATCATGTTAGCTATGGAAAGAATCAGTATGATTATTTGGTGAAATGGTCAGAGATGGCTTATGATAAATCAACTTGGGAAAGAGATGACTTTGAAATTCCTGGATATGAACAAGCTATTATTAATTACTGGCAACATAGACATAATATGACTGGTGAGCAAATTCCTAagattataagaaaaaagataGAAGCTAAGAAAAGTGAAAGTGGTATTACTGAAGATGattcaaaaaagaaaaaagtagTATATGATATAAGAAAGAAACATGATGTACAACCTGATTATATTTCTGAAAGTGGATGTAATCTTCATCCATATCAACTTGAAGGTATAAATTGGCTTAGACATTGTTATTATCAAGGTACTCATGCTATTCTTGCTGATGAAATGGGTTTGGGTAAAACAATTCAAGCTATGTCTTTTCTATATTCTCTTTACAAAGAAAATGCTTGTCAAGGACCATTTTTAGTTGCGGCACCTTTATCTACATTGTTGAATTGGGAGCGTGAAGCACATACTTGGTGTAAAGACTTTTACTGTGTGACCTATTCTGGTGACAGAGATGCAAGAGCTATAATTCGTGAACATGAATTTTCATTCGTAGAGGGTGCTGTAAGGGGTGGTACAAAAGCTAGTAGAATGAAAAATCCAAATAGCATTAAATTTCATGTTTTACTAACTTCATATGAACTTGTTAATATTGACAAGGCTATTCTGTCATCAATTCATTGGGGTGCTGTGGTCGTTGATGAAGCACATAGATTGAAAAATAATCAGTCATtgttttttagaaatttacGTGAATATGATATAGGTTACCGTCTTTTGTTAACCGGTACACCATTACAAAATAACCTTGAAGAATTGTttcatcttttaaattttctatgTCCTGATAGTTTTAGTGATTTGGAAGATTTTACACAAGCATTTTCAGATGTTTCTAAAGAAGATCAGATTCAAAAACTTCATTCAATGCTTGGACCTCATATGTTAAGAAGAGTTAAGGCAGATGTTTTAACAGGAATGCCTTCTAAAACAGAACTTATTGTTCCTGTCGATTTAGCACCAATGCAAAGAAAATactatagaaatattttgacAAGAAATTTTGAAGCTTTAAGTATAAAAGGCGCTTCATctatttcattaataaatattttaatggaaCTAAAGAAATGTTGTAATCAtccatttcttttttcaaaagCTTCTCTTGAAGCACCTAAAACAGCAAATGGAATGTATGAATTAAATTCATTAGTAAAAGCATGTGGTAAATTAGTTGTTATGCAGAAAATGTTGAGAAAACTTTTTGAACAAGGTAACagagttttaatttttagtcAAATGACAAGAATGTTGGATATTTTGGAGGATTTTTGTGAAGCTGAAGGATATAAATATGAAAGAATTGATGGTTCAATTACTGGACAAATTAGACAAGAGGCAATTGATCGTTTTAACGCTCCTGGTGCTAAAcagtttatatttttactttctaCAAGAGCTGGTGGTTTAGGTATTAACTTAGCAACCGCTGATACtgttattatttatgattCTGATTGGAATCCACATAATGACACTCAAGCATTTTCACGTGCTCACAGATTAGGTCAAAAAAACACTGTTTTAGTTTATCGTTTTGTAACAAGAAATTCTGTTGAAGAAAGAGTTACTTCTGTTGctaagaaaaaaatgttattgaaTCATTTAGTTGTACGTGCTAACAGTGCAAACAAGGGACCTTCTTTATCTAAAACGGAGTTGGATGATGTATTAAGATGGGGAACAGAAGAACTGTTTAAAgatgatgaaaataatgaCGAGAATGCAGAAGGAAAGCCTGGTGAAAATGCAATTGTTTGGGATGACGAAGCTATTGATAAATTACTAGAGAGAAAACCGTTTGATCCTAATGAAAAAGTTGAAGATAAAAAGGATTGGTCAGATGAATATTTATCAACATTCAAAGTTGCTACATATGCAACTAAAGAGGTTGAAGAGGAAGAAGAAGATGAGGAAGTCGAAAGAGAAGTTATTAAACAAGAAGGTAGGGAAGCTGATCCTGATTATTGGGAAAAACTTCTACGACATCATTATGAACAAGACCAAGAAAGTGAACTTCAAAAACTTGGTAAAGGTAAGAGAATTAGAAAACAAGTTAATTATGCTACAAACACGGTAACTCAAGAATGGCAAAATAATACTCAAGATAATGACGATGATTACTCTGAAAGTTTTTCTGATGACACTGGTGATTCTGATGAAGGTGATTCAGATTCAGCAGCAAATGAACTTAAACGTCGCAGAAATTATGTTGATGATGTTCTACCACCTTTGGTTGGTAAAGTAAATGGACAAATAGAAATTCTTGGTTTCAATCCTCGTCAACGTAAAGCATTTTATCAATCAATTATGAGGTGGGGTATGCCACCAAATGATGCTTATCAATCTCAATGGCTTGTACAAgatttaaaatcaaaatctGAAAGAGCATATAAAGTGTATGCAGCATTGTTTTTACGGCATTTATGTGAAGATGCATCAACAAAAAGTGAATTTTTTAGTGATGGTGTTCCAAGGGAGGGATTAAATAAACAACATATTTTGTCAAGAATAGGGATGATGGGATTGATtagaaagaaaataaatgaGTTTGAATCATTGAATGGTGAATGGTCTGTTCCGGAGATTAAAGAAGCTATAGATAAGGCAACAAAATTGGGAATGGAAGCAAATTCTCAGAGTCAAAGTAGAGATATGACACCTAATGAATTTGTTCAAGCGCAAAAAACTAATGATACTGAAATTAACGAGAAACCTGTAAATGAATCAGTTGCTACAGCAAATACTGTAGATGTTACAATGTCTGAAGAAGTTGAAAATAAAGAATGTTCTAAAGAAAAAGAAGTTAAGGAAATTGAAGATTGTGtgtttaatattaatgatgGTGGATTTACTGAACTTCATACTCTTTGGAAAAAGGAAGAAGAAACTGCTtcacataataaaaaatatgaagtTTGGCATCGTCGTCATGATTATTGGCTTCTTCTTGGAATATGTATTCATGGCTATTCTTATTACAAAGATATTCTTGAAGATCCAAGGTTTGCTATTTTAAAGAAGCCATTTGAATATTTCCAGGAGACCAAAAATGTTACGATTTCTTTACAGgataaaatcaaatttatgCAAAGACGTCATAAACTTTTAGAACAAGCTTTGATTATAGAAGAACAATTGAGGCGAGTTAATTCCATTTCAAATCAAATAGATCTTTCAATTGCAAAGAAAGctgaaaatataaagaaacaAGAAAACATTGATTCTAATACTTCAGCTGACAATCAACAAACTACTGATTTCAAGGTTGATAAAGAAactgaaataaaaaatcgaGTACTAATGACAAAAGTTATTGGTCAACTTGAAGATTTAGTTACTGATTTAAAGTCTGACTCATCTCGTGTTCCAACAACACTTGATCATCTTTCTaatgttttgaaaaaaataaatctccCAGAAAAAGATCTACTAAGGCGTTTATCAGTCAAAGATGAAACTGCTGTGGCTAGCCAAACTTGTGTAGTTCCTCCAGCTCCATTTTTGACTTCTGAATTGAAGGAGAAAATTACAGGAGTGCAGCCTAAATTTGCCATTTTTATGGCTAGTGATTATGAatcaaaagaaaatgttGAAACATATGAAACAAACGGAAGTGATGATGTTATCATGGAAGATGTTAGTGAAGTTAACAAAGATCCACCTGTTGAAAAAGTTACTGAAGACGAATCTTTAACTAATAAGAGTGTAAAAACCAATAGTAAAGATGAGACTGCAGAAATGGAAGTTGACAGTGCCCCAGTTCTTACACAAAAAGAAACTACCCATCATGATGACGAGGGGtttgaataa